A genomic region of Zea mays cultivar B73 chromosome 6, Zm-B73-REFERENCE-NAM-5.0, whole genome shotgun sequence contains the following coding sequences:
- the LOC542458 gene encoding 40S ribosomal subunit protein S21, whose amino-acid sequence MQNEEGKTVDLYVPRKCSATNRIITAKDHASVQINIGHLDANGLYDGHFTTFALSRFVRAQGDADSSLDRLWQKKADIKQ is encoded by the exons ATGCAGAATGAGGAGGGTAAGACTGTGGACCTCTATGTCCCCAGGAAGTG CTCGGCCACAAACAGGATCATCACTGCCAAGGACCATGCCTCTGTCCAGATCAACATTGGCCACTTGGATgcgaatggcttgtatgatggtcaCTTCACAACATTTGCTCTCTCTAGGTTTGTCCGTGCTCAG GGCGATGCAGACAGCTCCTTGGACAGGCTGTGGCAGAAGAAGGCTGATATCAAGCAGTAG